From a region of the Tateyamaria omphalii genome:
- a CDS encoding GNAT family N-acetyltransferase: protein MDALSVTPDTPATPDVQALLGRHFALMRSQSPAESCHVMEPETLLEAGATLYAARNGDGDEVLGVGALTVIAPGHGELKSMHTAAEARGRGVARAILAALLEAARQKGLDRVSLETGSAEVFAPARALYAAHGFEECPPFGAYTLDPLSVFMTRTL from the coding sequence ATGGACGCACTAAGCGTTACTCCTGACACACCGGCGACCCCGGATGTGCAAGCGTTGCTGGGGCGGCATTTTGCGCTGATGCGATCGCAGTCCCCCGCCGAAAGCTGCCATGTGATGGAGCCCGAAACCCTGCTGGAGGCGGGCGCGACGTTATATGCGGCGCGCAATGGCGACGGCGACGAGGTTTTGGGTGTTGGCGCGTTGACCGTGATTGCCCCGGGTCATGGCGAACTGAAATCCATGCACACTGCCGCCGAAGCGCGTGGGCGCGGCGTTGCGCGCGCCATCCTTGCCGCGCTTTTGGAGGCGGCCCGTCAGAAGGGGCTGGACCGCGTCAGTCTTGAGACCGGATCCGCCGAGGTGTTCGCCCCGGCCCGCGCGCTGTATGCTGCGCATGGGTTCGAGGAGTGCCCGCCGTTTGGCGCCTATACGCTCGACCCGCTGAGCGTTTTCATGACCCGCACGCTCTGA
- a CDS encoding ETC complex I subunit, which produces MRARIYQPAKTAMSSGTAKTKHWVLEFAPASARSVDPLMGWTSSSDTQAQVKMSFDTKEAALDYAKEHGIDAQVQEPNKRKANIRPGGYGDNFATHRRGAWTH; this is translated from the coding sequence ATGCGCGCACGCATCTATCAACCTGCCAAGACGGCGATGTCGTCGGGCACTGCCAAGACCAAGCATTGGGTGCTGGAATTTGCCCCGGCCTCGGCCCGGTCGGTGGATCCGCTGATGGGCTGGACGTCATCGTCGGACACGCAGGCGCAGGTGAAGATGTCGTTCGACACCAAGGAAGCGGCGCTGGACTATGCCAAGGAACATGGCATTGACGCCCAGGTGCAAGAGCCCAACAAGCGCAAGGCCAACATCCGGCCCGGCGGCTACGGTGACAACTTTGCCACGCATCGGCGCGGGGCATGGACGCACTAA
- a CDS encoding adenylate/guanylate cyclase domain-containing protein encodes MMHDAGPFIDWILTKGRHEGLQTLTDALGPRLRAAGIPLMRLRMGMRTTHPLIAAVSHIWDPGGNDAEDKAQLRAPHGIETRATYIGSPMEIISTTHGPYRRRLDDTLGPDDHLILHELKARGASDWYGRPIHFATGTYGIIIFVADGAGFSTEDIALLDTISEVLAPVVEARRHDHIANAIATSYLGPRTGQRVLDGQITRGDIEQIEAAILFSDIRGWTALNATEPAETVLDIANRYFEVMSDAIDNNGGEILKFTGDGVLALFPSDGSDAGQVNACRQALSAAHAALGIAALADLPVPFGTGIHYGELLYGNVGARERLDFTVLGQSVNIASRVEAFCGRLGEPVLLSDTVAQLTGMPTRHVSTETLKGLDTPMPLHAPAGGGAPANS; translated from the coding sequence ATGATGCATGACGCAGGCCCATTCATCGACTGGATCCTGACCAAGGGGCGCCACGAAGGCCTCCAAACTCTGACGGACGCGCTCGGCCCGCGCTTGCGGGCGGCTGGCATCCCATTGATGCGGCTGCGCATGGGGATGCGTACAACCCACCCGCTGATCGCGGCGGTCAGTCATATCTGGGACCCCGGCGGCAACGACGCCGAGGACAAGGCGCAGTTGCGCGCGCCGCACGGGATCGAGACGCGCGCCACCTATATCGGCAGCCCGATGGAGATCATCTCGACCACCCACGGCCCCTACCGCCGCCGACTGGACGATACGCTCGGCCCGGACGACCACCTCATCCTGCATGAACTCAAGGCGCGCGGCGCGTCCGACTGGTATGGCCGCCCGATCCACTTTGCGACAGGCACCTACGGGATCATCATCTTTGTCGCCGATGGCGCGGGGTTCAGCACCGAAGACATCGCCCTTCTCGACACCATATCCGAAGTGCTGGCCCCCGTGGTCGAAGCACGGCGCCACGACCACATCGCCAACGCCATCGCCACCAGCTACCTTGGCCCCCGCACCGGCCAGCGTGTGCTGGACGGCCAGATCACCCGCGGCGACATCGAACAGATCGAGGCGGCGATCCTTTTTTCCGACATCCGCGGCTGGACCGCCCTGAACGCAACAGAGCCCGCCGAAACCGTCCTCGACATCGCCAACCGGTATTTCGAGGTGATGTCAGACGCCATCGACAACAACGGCGGCGAGATCCTGAAATTCACGGGCGACGGTGTGCTGGCGCTGTTCCCCTCCGACGGCAGCGATGCGGGTCAGGTCAACGCCTGCCGCCAGGCCCTCAGCGCCGCCCACGCCGCGCTCGGCATCGCGGCGCTTGCGGACCTGCCCGTCCCCTTCGGCACCGGCATCCACTACGGCGAACTGCTCTACGGCAATGTCGGTGCCCGCGAACGGCTGGACTTCACCGTGCTGGGCCAGTCCGTCAACATCGCGTCCCGGGTCGAAGCGTTCTGCGGCAGGCTGGGCGAACCCGTGCTCCTCTCGGACACAGTGGCCCAACTCACCGGCATGCCCACCCGCCACGTCAGCACCGAAACGCTCAAGGGGCTGGACACGCCCATGCCGCTGCACGCGCCCGCCGGGGGGGGCGCTCCTGCCAATTCCTGA